The genomic region TATGATTGAACTCAATAGCGCGGGCACGCAGTGATCATCAGACCTTCGACGAGCGAACTGTTGAGGATATCGTTCGAGAAGGGTACAGGCGGTTGTGTCACGGATCATATCAAATCAGTATCTGAACGTTTCGTTCCGAGGTTGCAGCGTTGACTCGGGCGCGTATGGATGAGCAGTAGGTGGATCGGGCTTCCCGTACAGGTTCTCCTTGCCGCCCGGTAACCTAGTTGAGGCCTCTTTCAGTCCCAGTGGCTCTCTTCTGTCCACAGTGCTGTGGCAAATGCTTTTGCAACGTCTATGTGTACATGAGTGTCATGATTGACCTCCCTTGGGGCCGTCGTAGCGACACTACCGCAGGCACCGAATCCTCGGCCGAGCATCCGGACGCAGATGTTGTCTACGAGTTCCAGGATGGTACCCTGGCAGTCTACGAGGACCACATCGTGATTACGCGCGTCGCCCGCTCGAACTTCCAAGACCGGGAGATTCCAGTCAAGGAAATAATCGGTGTCGATTACGACAAAGGCATCACTATCGGCTACATCCAGATCGAACAGGAGGATGTCCCGGTCGAAAGTGGCGGCCTCTTGAGCGACCCCGTCAATCCGGACACGCTACATTTTGACCGCGGTGGCCGAGCGTGTGCGAAGAAGGATCGTGATGCGATTTTAGAGCGAGCACGAGGGTAGTGTACCCTCTATGTGGGTATTGTTATGACGGCCTGATGGCCTGCATCATGACCGATCGGTGGGCCATATCGACGCCCTTCCGAGCGTGGGTGATCCAATGCAGTCCGGAGTCGAGAACGGCCGCGGCCAAACGGCACAGCGAACAACGAAACACCCAAACCACTCGGAGGAAATGCCTACAGCATGGCAGATAGTCGTTCGTCGGCCCTCCTCGACGAGAATGGGAACCTTTTCGGTCTCGTCAACGTTGTTGATGCGCTGGCCGTCCTGCTCGTCGTTGTGGTCGTCGTGGCAGGCGCTGCGCTCGTTCTCCAGCCGGAGCCAGAGCCACCGGAACCGAATACAACCAATGTCACCCTCGATCTCGGGACGCAACCGTCGTATATCGTCACAGAAATCACCGAAGGGGATACGTACAGTCCCGGCGGCAATTCGAATCTCACCGTCACAGATGTTCACCTGACACCACAGGACGATCAGACACGCGTCATCCTTCGGGCCACACTACAGGGGACACCCGACGGTGACAGCCTCATATACGCGGATGCACCCCCTCGCCTTGGCCGGCCACTGACTATCGCGACAAGTCGGTATGAAGTAAGCGGTCAGGTACGCACTGTGGGTGGTGACAACAGTCTCTCCCAAGAGGACACGACCGTGGTTCTCAGGGACACCATGTCCACCGCCGAAGCCCGGGACGTTACCCCCGGTGACGAGATCAGACTCGCTGGTCGTACTGTTGCGACCATCGAAGACGTGGCTGCATACTCGGCTGGAAACACAACTGAACAGACCGTCTTTGTCGAAGCCGAACTCGACACCCACACACAGCAATCCGACCGTCGGTTCGGCGGTACCCAGGTTCGACGCGGCCAGACGGTCACGCTCCCGGCCGAGGACTACACGTTCGATGGCCGCATCGAACAAGTCGACAGCGGTCTCCAGTCGGCGACTGCCGACGTGCTGCTCAAGACAACCGTTGACTCCGAGACGGCTAACCGTCTCGCCGCCGGCGACATCGCCACTGTTGCCGGGTACGAGGCAGCCGAGGTGCGAACGGTCACGACGTACGCGACACAGAACCCCGACCGCAAACGTATATTTGTCGGCCTCTCGCTGGCGACGCTCGAAAGCGGCGGTCAGCAACAGTTCGGCAGCACCACCGTCCAGCGCGGGAACAACATCACCGTCTCGACCGAGAGCTACGAACTCTCCGGCACCATCGAACGCGTCGGCGCACTCGAACCACGTGGGACGCTCAGTAATCGGACAGTAACTCTGCGGATGACAGACGTGCGCGTGGACATGGCTGATGCGATCAGGCCCGGCATGACCGAAACCAGTGATGGGACGACGGTCGCTCGCGTGAGTCGTGTCAGTACTGAACCGGCCATCATTATCACGACCGGCGAGAACGGCTCCGTCAACGTTGTCGATCACCCGTATCTGCGTGATGTCACCATCACGACAGAGCTCCGAGTCCGTGAAACGACAGGCGGTGTCCAGTTCAAAGGCGAGTCCGTCCAACAGGGCTCGACAGTTGTAATCAATCTCGGGACGATTACTATCGAAGCGACGGTCGTGAGTGTTGGCCTCTGACCCACATCACAAACGATATCTTGGATCGCTCGAACCAATATATAATCGGATGTCCGAGGAATCCGGGTCGTTGAGCCCTATTGAAGTTGTCGGAGAGAAAGTCAGCACGATTAGCGACGGGTCACAGATCGCTGGTGTCGGGCAAGTGATCGGTGCCCGTGCAAGTGAGTTCCTTCGGGAGTCGTATTGCTACCGTTGGCTCACGAAGGAACCTGAGCCTGAGGTCATCGTCATCGACCTTCGTGAGACGTACGCCGTTGGGCTATTTATAGCACTACTTGACAGGCTCGTCCCACATATCGAAGACGCATGGCGACACTCGACCGTGGGGTCGGTCGCGAGACGCGCGTTCGAACAGCTTGCAGCGGACGTGTTCGACCCGCTTTCGGAGATGCGAGGCTACGAACTCGCAGTCGCTCTCTTGACGCCACCAGAACCGCCGGAACAAAAGCGTACTGACAATGACGAGTCAGAACCTGCCGAAGACGACTCGTCCTGACCTTACGACACAGCCAGGCTCCTTGCTGTATTTCATAGAGTACCACCATCAGGCCGCGGCGGTCAGAGAATACATTATAGACGTACTTCGTGAAAAGGTGGCAACGCAAGAGACCGCTGAGATCTTCAGATTCATACGATAAATTGTGTGGGCGGACGCTGTTCATGATCGTTCGTGGCCTCGTCAACGATTTGCTCCCGAAACACGCCAGTTGGGTTCCCAAAGCGGGGACTCGGGACCGGAGACGCGTTTGGCGAACTTACAGGCAATTAGACCGGACCGATGACACTACATCGTCGTGTTTGACGAGATTGACGATATGGAGGTGGACGCACGCTTCTGTATAAACTGCCTCGTGCACGAGTGAACGGTCACTCTCAAAGATAAGGTCCGGGGTAGTTGGAATCAGCAACGACTACACGTTCCGACAGACGTTATCGCGAAAGTCAAAAATACGCTGATGGAAACCGAAATCCCTTTTATCCCATAGAAGCCGAGGAACTGTGAACGATCCTAAAGCACCGAGAGGAACGTGCTTTCGTAGACGGGGCGTGTGACAGATCAGCCATCGCTCGGCGACTTCGATCTGTTCGACACCTCGTGACGACGCGTGCTCACCACGTTAATCCCTCGTAGGTGATGCCAGTTCGGCGTTCGATGATGTTCCGCTCATCGATAACAACGGGGTCCGCCATCTCATCGAGCTCCGAATCAAGTACACCGAACTTGTCCCAGTCGGTCACTACGACCACCCTGTGGACCCCTCTAATGCCGCAGCAGCACTATCAGCGTACGTCACGTCAGTGAATCGTTTGCGCATCTCGGTCGTTGCGACAAAGATGCCGGCGTTCACCGGCATTGAGCTCGACAAGTTTTTCGCGCGATGGTCGTCTGATGTGAGTATGACGTGAACGCAAAGACCTTCCAGCATATAGACAGTCGCTCTTGGGTAAGCAACTGTTGGTCGCGTCATAGTGCGGTTTGAAGAATAATTTTGAGTGCTTCGTCGCTAGATTTGCGACAGACACGCTGGCGTAACTAAAACGCTCTGAGGTAGGGGTGTGAGCTTGTCTTTGGAGACACCACGGGGGCGAGAGCCACCGTCGCACCAGCGACAAGTGGCTGTCGCAGGTGTTGAGGTATACCTTTCTATCTTTATATTCTCCTCAGTATAAACGACGCACTCCGGATTAAATGAGCGTCCTCATCAAGTGACTCTTAAGCCCGAAAGCCGTCGGTATAGACGGTCACCGACTCCTGTTTACGGTTGCCAGGCCGGAGTCGAATCGTCGATTCATCGGCAGCCTTCGCCGGGGGAACGTACGACTCTCCGGAACCGCGGTCAGTAATGATAAACAGCGGCGGCTTGCCCTCCTGATACGCTATTAACGATTAAACACCTGGCTTCGGTATTCGTCGATAATCTGCCGCTCCTCCGCTGAGGGAATTCCAAAGACGAAATACGCTATTAAGAACCCAAGCAGGGCAAAGAGATAGACTGAGAGAACCAGTTCAAACCCTCCGAGGAACGAATCAAAC from Haloarcula sp. H-GB4 harbors:
- a CDS encoding DUF4330 family protein; the encoded protein is MADSRSSALLDENGNLFGLVNVVDALAVLLVVVVVVAGAALVLQPEPEPPEPNTTNVTLDLGTQPSYIVTEITEGDTYSPGGNSNLTVTDVHLTPQDDQTRVILRATLQGTPDGDSLIYADAPPRLGRPLTIATSRYEVSGQVRTVGGDNSLSQEDTTVVLRDTMSTAEARDVTPGDEIRLAGRTVATIEDVAAYSAGNTTEQTVFVEAELDTHTQQSDRRFGGTQVRRGQTVTLPAEDYTFDGRIEQVDSGLQSATADVLLKTTVDSETANRLAAGDIATVAGYEAAEVRTVTTYATQNPDRKRIFVGLSLATLESGGQQQFGSTTVQRGNNITVSTESYELSGTIERVGALEPRGTLSNRTVTLRMTDVRVDMADAIRPGMTETSDGTTVARVSRVSTEPAIIITTGENGSVNVVDHPYLRDVTITTELRVRETTGGVQFKGESVQQGSTVVINLGTITIEATVVSVGL